The Culex quinquefasciatus strain JHB chromosome 2, VPISU_Cqui_1.0_pri_paternal, whole genome shotgun sequence genome contains the following window.
AAATACCCATCATTTCAAGTAACTTTCAAGCTCAATAACTATTTCATGTCCTTCTCATTCGCTCCGGGTCCGCTTTACTTCGAGCTCGCCTCCTGCTGCTCAAACTTGGGATACTTGGCCTCGACGTCCGCCCAGCTGAGCCGTCCGGTGGCCAGGTCGCGCACCACTCCGGCCACTTCATCGAGCTGTTCGAAAGAACAAAAGCCAAaattagtatttaaaattgaagaaacagTTTCGCCGAACTTACCCCAATGCGAACCTGCTTCAGCGAGTCCCGCTCGCGCAGCGTCACCGTGTGCGGTTCCTTGAGCGTATCGAAGTCAATCGTCACACCGTACGGGATGGCGATCTCGTCGGTGCGCGCGTACCGCCGACCGATTGAACCGCTCGAGTCGTCCACCTTGTGCGAGATGTCCACGCTGGTCAGGGCCGATGCTGCGAATTTGAAAGCTCGAGTTagttacaatttgaagtaagcGGTTTTGGGGAACTTACAGATCTTCTTGACGAATGGGGTGAAGTCGGCGTTGTTGCTCAGCGGTAGGACGGAACACTTGAGCGGGGCCACGACCGGAGGCAGTGAGAAGTAGCAGCGCTGTTCGTCGCCTTCGCGCATCTGGAAGCTGTGCTCCAGTAGCGAGTACATGATGCGGCCAACGCCGAACGAAGGTTCGATGACTGAGGGAGTGATCTCCTCGACGTGTACCGTCTTCGAGCTAGACTTGACGGCAATCATGTCGCTTTTCAGGGTGACCGCAGTTCCGTTGACGTCCAGCGTGTGTTCGCCGTTGCCGGCGAGGTTCTTGCCGATGGATTCCACCTCGTCGAGGCTCAGCTTGGCCAGAAGTTCGGTGATGTTCTTGGCGTCCTTCTTGAACACCTTGCCGATGGCGGCCTTGTTCGGCACGACCTCCGTAACTTCGATCGTCTTCGGCGCCGGGAGCTTCTTTTCGGCGACCAGCTTGACTCCGGTGGCGTTCGTGTGCTGAGTTAGATCGTACGCCGATCGATCGGCACAGCCGACGCACTCGACCCAGCCGTAGCTGGTCAGACATTCGGCGTCCCAACAGTCGCACGCGTAATGGGCCATTTCGTTGCCCATGTGCTGCCGGAAGCGTAACCGATCGGGCAGGATTCCAATCTTCAGCATAAACTGCTGAATTCGAGCCATAAAGTAGCCAAGCGTTTCGTTCGCGACCAGCCCACTCGCGACGGCGTCCCCGATCTTGATCTGCTGGGCGCTCTTGCCGTCCATCTGGTTGCAGGCCGAGTACAGCGTCATGACCACGTCCCGGACGTTCTCAAACTTGGGATGGTCCTTGAGCTGCGGATCGCAAAAGTGTTCAATCTCGCACATCGT
Protein-coding sequences here:
- the LOC6043461 gene encoding glycine--tRNA ligase, which produces MHQALPVCLSRIALFRRSTGATSFLSLLPLTTTPRSWFVVAKFHHPFEKVCSARQYSQQKPARKPFNWGSNKKHRDFKLKAQILESMAADPKIEEQLAPLREAVKEQGDLVRKLKAEGAPEIDVKKAVNELKARKKILEDRELALAPSVASFDRARMEDLLKRRFFYDQSFAIYGGITGQYDFGPMGCALKANMINVWRQFFVLEEQMLEVDCSILTPEPVLKASGHVDRFADLMVKDVKNGECFRLDHLIKNHLEKLAAAKDAAKELKDECEDIVIKLDGMNKAEMAAILTKFGMKSPITGNDLTEPIEFNLMFGTQIGPTGLVKGFLRPETAQGIFVNFKRLLEFNQGKLPFAAAQIGNSFRNEISPRSGLIRVREFTMCEIEHFCDPQLKDHPKFENVRDVVMTLYSACNQMDGKSAQQIKIGDAVASGLVANETLGYFMARIQQFMLKIGILPDRLRFRQHMGNEMAHYACDCWDAECLTSYGWVECVGCADRSAYDLTQHTNATGVKLVAEKKLPAPKTIEVTEVVPNKAAIGKVFKKDAKNITELLAKLSLDEVESIGKNLAGNGEHTLDVNGTAVTLKSDMIAVKSSSKTVHVEEITPSVIEPSFGVGRIMYSLLEHSFQMREGDEQRCYFSLPPVVAPLKCSVLPLSNNADFTPFVKKISSALTSVDISHKVDDSSGSIGRRYARTDEIAIPYGVTIDFDTLKEPHTVTLRERDSLKQVRIGLDEVAGVVRDLATGRLSWADVEAKYPKFEQQEASSK